A section of the Mycoplasmopsis synoviae ATCC 25204 genome encodes:
- a CDS encoding MGA_1079 family surface serine endopeptidase has protein sequence MKRKFKLLLALNASSIFVLTPLLTACVNREAINEELKRLNANNFDFNYPNKNQTYALDVKAEQFTTNSNDQIELVEPKIIEQVNQEAKATLQYRLKSLKTNLNAEIISDILTKEISGFKQGLSLEELITNEKEKLNKTNFTFDYPDKENTFTEEAKLEKIQIKTNNNYQNEELKNLTHDLKTNSISFEYQIFIENFYGQKISSNVKKVTISGFKNKQTFENQNSVDTFLASYTIAENPLINQDLNIKLYSTSISEQNAPYFLNLVNDKEINLKIKNIKIDDNNLNQISFTLVAQKGDYTKEEQRTFTFKNDVASLTNGLSFNSIEELYDVDYAFLNSLAGNDLRNKTNLLNSAFSKKVEKLNNLFDYEINWQKSKNDITQVEKKVRDVNRQVKNAKAFVLKWNLVVDVKLNGKTIKSFNNLKTADNRNQHDYFGGNYLYTYLLNDDFNVTYKPSQYYLTNAKFNNNKTDEVLLTYINNTAEEIKKTNEKYKNITTTGRYPTLNQNDALSRELFKEIVLKSFDFNLNGWQIEEVVSYLNNDTDKFNYFYFQPNNLVKLLLKLTKNNQVVYLPLIFNNFNYDINQLEDAFFVNLVTGNNISKILSQVKIKKNNDTHQNYLASKIYDNLNDFYELPANGRYQIKFLTKDQTRLGLPNKPVQHFNDIKGEAIVQFGLFENGKYTGISTLGYTLKYFKTIEESDFYPARNWFSANDFNDATKYTKPQANIINEIGKINSTNFIYNFVQGSPNNQNDLRTRRTLDPKLLVEQKAFAQLNHLLTMVNNNSSQKQHDLIKNSTDLVNNVNITNLLKDYYVYYYDVNNPKENSLSFKLGFINKTNSNIRYSANKDITLENLYNDYQLEAYPEALINSITLKNFNVKVDVLKNQTSATLLNYFKTNKNINNNYFNLTEISYNNWKLPNWNDLKIAEVKNIENRIFVRLKYSKYIFPQYVNRPKDILGDTWYEIGHFSDWTDDNLTDEQILNFLSAQYNMKKVFLANGKILRQRKIKLNYKDNYFDLSNNKKEITWLFKKDYYNPLLKQDKVTNAKINFEFFTNILYLDENRYKRVLDSQQNLNITLDWNELVKQKTLIFKKETQSVNNIKIDFTLTFTLNEEGIHFSYRLSDDNDYLIVANNIAETLYYHQKTLPEVKFDKNKAIYFNQNFGANINIQYQNEIENETFSKYQSNKFDYQNLSITPENMPFYIYNEAYNHGELFKYNPNENLIYKWHEGYKPSVEFMHLSYDDQRIKDINNRVLAFNNGSSLMLGKVNKDKQDGKYYFITNNHVVNNNNTIETPWENAWKTNANFTLNGTNKHVISADAKKGVDNENATSTPIFTFWTGYKQYNDDGEIHVDSKDKNKLAVLPDLSTYMIDVNNIINNLKKQGKFSAALWFENLKKLPNLGISDYNKDNITYFLEMHKAVNKSPSFENKLNFSTNRLITGFPGYKQIGYIYNDSTIGRARESYQRTSVETSYAPIFFRGGLSGTGVVDDRGNYITSLNAASFYNFATSYYNYSVAWNNDKNKYEKFNWFGFAPNIEQLYKLANKNSLASTFLKLSSWDSTIEIPEWVFNPKQLHKN, from the coding sequence ATGAAAAGAAAATTTAAATTATTATTAGCTCTTAATGCCTCAAGCATTTTTGTTTTAACTCCTTTGCTTACTGCTTGTGTTAATCGTGAGGCTATAAATGAAGAATTAAAACGTTTAAATGCTAATAATTTTGACTTTAATTATCCTAATAAAAATCAAACTTATGCATTAGATGTTAAAGCAGAACAGTTTACAACTAATTCTAATGATCAAATAGAATTAGTTGAACCAAAAATAATTGAGCAAGTTAATCAGGAAGCTAAAGCAACTTTACAATATCGTTTAAAAAGTTTAAAAACTAATTTAAATGCTGAAATAATTAGTGATATTTTAACTAAAGAAATATCTGGATTTAAACAAGGTTTATCTTTAGAGGAATTAATAACTAATGAAAAAGAAAAATTAAATAAAACTAATTTTACTTTTGATTATCCTGATAAAGAAAACACTTTTACCGAAGAAGCTAAATTAGAAAAAATTCAAATTAAAACAAATAATAATTATCAAAATGAAGAGTTAAAAAATCTTACTCATGATTTAAAAACAAATAGTATAAGTTTTGAATATCAAATTTTTATAGAAAATTTTTATGGACAAAAAATATCTTCAAATGTTAAAAAAGTTACTATTTCAGGATTTAAAAATAAACAAACTTTTGAAAATCAAAATAGTGTAGATACTTTTTTAGCATCTTATACAATTGCTGAAAATCCTTTAATTAATCAAGATTTAAATATTAAACTTTATTCAACTAGTATTTCAGAACAAAATGCTCCTTATTTTTTAAATTTAGTAAATGATAAAGAAATAAATTTAAAAATTAAAAATATCAAAATAGATGATAATAATTTAAATCAAATTAGTTTTACTTTAGTGGCTCAAAAAGGTGATTATACTAAAGAAGAACAAAGAACATTTACTTTTAAAAATGATGTAGCTTCTTTAACTAATGGTTTGAGTTTTAACTCAATTGAAGAATTATATGATGTAGATTATGCTTTTTTAAATTCTCTAGCAGGAAATGATTTAAGAAATAAAACTAATTTGTTAAATAGTGCTTTTAGTAAAAAAGTAGAAAAATTAAATAATTTATTTGATTATGAAATTAATTGACAAAAATCAAAAAATGATATAACACAAGTAGAAAAAAAAGTTAGAGATGTTAATCGTCAAGTAAAAAATGCTAAAGCTTTTGTTTTAAAATGAAATTTAGTTGTTGATGTTAAATTAAATGGTAAAACTATTAAAAGTTTTAATAATTTAAAAACAGCTGATAATCGTAATCAACACGATTATTTTGGTGGTAATTATTTATATACTTATTTACTTAATGATGATTTTAATGTCACATATAAACCTAGTCAATATTATTTAACCAATGCTAAATTTAATAATAATAAAACGGATGAAGTTTTATTAACTTATATTAATAATACTGCTGAAGAAATTAAAAAAACTAACGAAAAATATAAAAATATTACTACAACAGGCAGATATCCTACTTTAAATCAAAATGATGCATTAAGCAGAGAATTATTCAAAGAAATTGTTCTAAAAAGCTTTGATTTTAATCTTAATGGTTGACAAATTGAAGAAGTTGTAAGTTATTTAAATAATGATACTGATAAATTTAATTATTTTTATTTTCAACCAAATAATTTAGTTAAATTATTATTAAAATTAACTAAGAATAATCAAGTTGTTTATTTACCTCTAATTTTTAACAATTTTAATTATGATATTAATCAATTAGAAGATGCTTTTTTTGTTAATTTAGTTACTGGAAATAATATTTCTAAAATACTTTCACAAGTAAAAATTAAAAAAAATAATGATACACATCAAAATTATTTAGCTTCTAAAATTTATGATAATTTAAATGATTTTTATGAATTGCCTGCTAATGGACGCTATCAAATTAAATTTTTAACTAAAGATCAAACTAGACTTGGTTTACCAAATAAACCAGTTCAACACTTTAACGATATCAAAGGTGAAGCAATTGTTCAATTTGGCTTATTTGAAAATGGTAAATATACTGGCATTAGCACTTTAGGTTATACTTTAAAATATTTTAAAACTATAGAAGAAAGTGATTTTTATCCAGCGAGAAATTGATTTAGTGCAAATGATTTTAATGATGCAACCAAATATACAAAACCTCAAGCAAACATTATTAATGAAATAGGTAAAATTAATAGTACAAACTTTATTTATAATTTTGTACAAGGTTCACCAAATAATCAAAATGATTTAAGAACCAGAAGAACTTTGGATCCTAAGTTATTAGTAGAACAAAAAGCTTTTGCACAATTAAATCATTTATTAACTATGGTTAATAACAATAGTTCACAAAAACAACATGATTTAATTAAAAATTCAACAGATTTAGTAAATAATGTCAATATAACTAATTTATTAAAAGATTATTATGTTTATTACTATGATGTTAACAATCCTAAAGAAAATAGTTTAAGTTTTAAATTAGGTTTTATTAACAAAACTAATAGTAATATAAGATATAGCGCTAATAAAGATATTACTTTAGAAAATCTTTATAATGATTATCAATTAGAAGCTTATCCTGAAGCTTTAATAAACAGTATTACTTTGAAAAATTTCAATGTTAAAGTAGATGTTCTTAAAAATCAAACGTCAGCAACATTGTTAAATTATTTTAAAACTAATAAAAATATTAATAATAATTATTTCAATTTAACTGAAATAAGCTATAACAATTGAAAATTACCCAATTGAAATGATTTAAAAATAGCTGAAGTAAAAAATATTGAAAATAGAATTTTTGTCAGACTAAAATATTCAAAATACATTTTTCCACAATATGTCAATAGACCTAAAGATATTTTAGGTGATACATGATATGAAATTGGTCATTTTAGTGATTGAACAGATGATAATTTAACTGATGAACAAATTTTAAACTTTTTAAGTGCTCAATATAATATGAAAAAAGTCTTTTTAGCTAATGGTAAAATTTTAAGACAAAGAAAAATTAAATTAAATTACAAAGATAATTATTTTGATTTAAGCAATAACAAAAAAGAGATTACTTGATTATTTAAAAAAGATTATTATAACCCATTATTAAAACAAGATAAGGTAACTAATGCTAAAATCAATTTTGAATTTTTTACCAATATTTTATATTTAGACGAGAATCGTTACAAGAGAGTTTTAGATTCTCAACAAAATTTAAATATTACTTTAGATTGAAATGAATTAGTAAAACAAAAAACTCTTATTTTTAAAAAAGAAACTCAAAGTGTTAATAATATTAAAATTGATTTTACTTTAACATTTACTTTAAATGAAGAAGGTATTCATTTTAGTTATAGATTAAGTGATGATAATGATTATTTAATAGTTGCAAATAATATAGCTGAAACTCTTTATTATCATCAAAAAACTTTGCCAGAAGTTAAATTCGATAAAAATAAAGCAATTTACTTTAATCAAAATTTTGGAGCTAATATTAACATTCAATACCAAAATGAAATTGAAAACGAGACTTTTAGCAAATATCAAAGTAATAAATTTGATTATCAAAATTTAAGTATAACACCTGAAAATATGCCCTTTTATATTTATAATGAAGCTTATAATCATGGTGAATTATTTAAATATAATCCTAATGAAAATTTAATTTATAAATGACATGAAGGATATAAACCTTCAGTTGAATTTATGCATTTAAGTTATGATGATCAAAGAATTAAAGATATTAACAATCGAGTTTTAGCCTTTAATAATGGTTCTTCTTTAATGCTTGGTAAAGTTAATAAAGATAAACAAGATGGCAAATATTACTTTATTACTAATAATCATGTAGTTAATAACAATAATACAATTGAAACACCTTGAGAAAATGCCTGAAAAACAAATGCTAATTTCACTTTAAATGGAACTAATAAACATGTTATTTCGGCTGATGCTAAAAAAGGTGTAGACAATGAAAACGCTACTTCTACACCAATTTTTACTTTCTGAACAGGATATAAACAATATAATGATGACGGCGAAATACATGTTGATAGTAAAGATAAAAATAAATTAGCTGTTTTACCTGATTTATCTACTTACATGATTGATGTTAATAATATTATTAATAATCTTAAAAAACAAGGCAAATTTAGCGCTGCTTTATGATTTGAAAATCTGAAAAAATTACCAAATTTAGGCATAAGCGATTACAATAAAGATAATATTACTTATTTTTTAGAAATGCACAAAGCTGTTAATAAAAGCCCTAGTTTTGAAAATAAATTGAATTTTTCAACTAATCGTTTAATAACAGGTTTTCCTGGTTATAAACAAATTGGTTATATTTATAATGATAGTACTATAGGAAGAGCAAGAGAAAGTTATCAAAGAACTTCTGTAGAAACTAGTTATGCCCCAATATTCTTTAGAGGCGGTTTAAGTGGTACGGGAGTAGTAGATGATAGAGGTAATTATATTACTAGTTTAAATGCTGCATCATTCTATAATTTTGCTACTTCATATTACAATTATTCTGTAGCTTGAAATAATGATAAAAATAAATATGAAAAATTTAATTGATTTGGTTTTGCTCCTAATATTGAACAATTATATAAATTAGCTAATAAAAATTCTCTTGCTTCAACTTTTTTAAAATTAAGTTCTTGAGATAGTACAATCGAAATACCTGAATGAGTATTTAATCCTAAACAATTACACAAAAATTAA